In the Pan paniscus chromosome 19, NHGRI_mPanPan1-v2.0_pri, whole genome shotgun sequence genome, CCCAGCCCTAGATTCAGATTCCCTCCCAGCAAGGTGACGCTTGCACAAATAGGCAGGAAATCTGGCGACCAGGCCTGCAGTCCTCTGGGCGAGGACAGTGTGCCACCCACCCTCTGAGAGGCTGACGGTGCCAGGCCACAGCCATGGGTGCCTGTCCCCTGTCTCTGCAGAGAGTGCTTCCTCCCTCCACACATTACCTTCCTGCTGTTTTTGTAGGTGTCCCACTCTCCCAGCATTTTCACCCACTTGCTCTTTCGGCTGATCTCCCGCCGAATTTGCTGTCAAATGAGGCATGTTGGAGTTAGCGGAGCTGCCAGGCTTCCCAGAGCCGCCCGCGGATGCTGGGTCTTGGGCTCTGGAGCCCTGGTGGGAGCCAGCTGGAAGGAGCCAGGGAAGGGCAGACCTCAAGGGCTGAGAGCCTTTGAGCAAATGAGCACCAGTGGGCTGGCTTTGGGACCCCGGGATGTACCATCCTCAGGCCACAGCCACACAAGTCTTAGGTCCCAGCCTCTAGGTGGGGTCCTGACACAAGGGCGCAGCCACCCCCAAGCCAGGACTGTggttctccttttggaattttatCAAACTGCCAAAGTTAACAGCAACCTGGGGTCAGGTCCAGCAGGGACTGCTGCCCCTCCCAGTGACAGCGCGTTGCCCTCACCCGCCACCGCTCAGGCCAGCTGCTTCCTCTGCCTCACTGACCACCCGCCCAGTCCCTACGTCCCTGGACCAGCCCCTCCATGCATCAGGCTCTTACCTTCGCCTCCCGCGCAGTCAGAGGAGGCAGCTCCATCTCACTGTAAGGCAACCCAGGCAGAGCTGAGGAACTGCACGGGGCCTGGAGCGGCCCCAGCCTGGGTGCCGACCCCCAGAAAGGACTGGCTCTGTCCCTTTCCAGCTCAGGGCTCAGTCCAGGAGAAGGCACAGGGAAGGGAGGACAAGGGCCTTCCTGTGGGGCTGACTCCCAGGAGGGGCAGGACCTGGGAGAAGAAGGAGTGTAGGGACAGCCTGGCCGGGGTTACTGGGGCCCCTGGCGTGGGGGGCGGACAGGCTGCCCAATGGGGCTGCCCGTCCTGGACTCGAGGTGGTGCTTTCTGCTGGAGCTGAGAAAGGTTAGCCCTGAGATGGGATGGGGGCCGCCCAGGGTGGGCGACCGGGCCCTGACAGGAGTCCCTCAGGGAGTGACCACATCACCCCGCCAGGGTCAAGGGAGCCTGCCCTGAGACCTGCCCGGTGTACTCTGGGTGCACCAGGGGCCCATCCCACTTGACAGCCCCAAGGCCCTTGCAGGTTCTGACCTCCCAGCATCTacctgcctctccctgcacccGAGCCACACACCCTGCGTTTCAGAAGTGGCACGGCTCATCAGCTCCCTCCCACCCTACCTCCCCAGGGATCCTCTGTCTCTCCATCCTGTGATCCCTGAGGGCTGGGCTCCTGACTGGGCTCCTCTTACCCGGCCCCAGATCCCTTCCCAGCACCAGACCCAGGGTCTTTAGCCACAAGCCCTGCTGCCTCCCTGGCCTCACCGTGAGATGCCCAGAACGGGGCCCTGCCCATCTTCTCCCCCATTCTCCTAGGGCTACAGCCCCCATTGTCACCATGCCTTTTCCCCTCACGGGACAGTGAGGGCTGTAGCTCTAGGGGAATGGGGGAGAACAGGGGCAGGTGGGCCCTCAGAGACCTGCTGGACAACAGCCCTGAGGCTGGGCCAGGCATCCCCTCACCCTGTGGCCATAACCCTTGGATCTCACCGGGGTTGTCTCCAAGTAGACAGGGCCAGACCTTCAGGCTGCCCCGCTCCTCTTGTGCTCACTTGCCGACAGAACTGCTGAGCGCCCAGGGGCCTGACCTAGCCCAGTCTCCATTCCCACCGGCTCCCTAGATGGGCCCCACACCTCTGGCCTAACAACAACCTTGGGCTGGACCTGCAGGGGAGTCAGGGAGGAGTTCTGTCCCTGGAAAGGAGGTTGACCCGACCTGGTGAGACATGTCCTGCATCAGAAAGGCCTTTCTAAAAGCAAACCCATCCCTGAGCTGAGACAGGTGCTTTAGGGGTGAGGGGAGTGCAGAGGACTCACTGTACAATCCCCAAATGATCGACATTGTTGTTGTAGCTTCGAAAAGGCTTAGGCCCCTTGTCCTCTGACAGCCCAGCTTGGTGTCCCTGTAGCCCAGAGGGAGCCTTGGTGAGGGGTCCAAGGTAAAGGGTGCAAGGGCCTGGGGGCATTGGCCACCCGTCCCTGCCCTGTGCTCCTAGCGAGCCCAGGACCCTTTGACCAGGGCACGCTGGAAGAGCCCTCCCTCCAAGAAGCAGACTGACTTGTACCTTTTCGTATTTCATAATGATGTCCTCTCGCTCTTGTGCCCACCAGCTACCCGCGACCTCTACCACGTCCATCCTGTGAGACAAAATTGTCTAAAGGTTACACTGTACGCGGCGGCTTCGGAGAACACCTGAACCGCTCTCGTCGGGCTCCCAGATGCTGGCTGGCTGCGTAACCCCCATTCCACCGCCGCCCCCAGGTAAAATGGGGCCAGACCCAGTGGCCCACAGCTGCTCGAGTCTCTGGAGTCTCAAGTCCCAAGCAGGGGTGGGCATCTTCCCAAGGACTTGAGTACAGTGGGACCTAGACAGAGAATCCTGTTGTCCCCCAATGCCATGAAATGGGGACACACCGGCCCCAGCAGGTTGAATGGTTTCCACCTGCCAAGGGTGAAGGGCCCATGATGGGCTATTCCAGGGATGTGGAGGCAGACTGGGGTCAGCGACCAGAGGTCTCTGTGCAATCGGCCTCCTGGGATGCTCAGGGCCTCAGAGATGCCCAGTTTCCTACAGGGAACAAGATCTCTCCTGACTGCTCGGTTCAACTCCGCTCATCACTTTGGCTACCGTGGCTCTTCAGTCTGAACAGTGAAGCCACTTTAGGAATAACGCCTGTTGAGCAGGAGGGTATTGGGTTTGGGGGATGAGAAAGATCTATTGTACGCATGGAAACCACGTCTCTCGCAGCGGGAATGTGGAGTCCACCATTCTGAGCCATCCCAACAGGAGGAGGCTTCATTTTCCTGGGTCACTGAGGAAGAACAGTGGGTCCTTGGTCCTGGAGAACACCTGGATGGACCGTCCCTCCTGGGAATACTCGAGGCAAAAGGTGGGCGAGGCCTCAAGAGGACCACACAGAGCAAGAAATGCCTGGGGAGAACCCTAGTGCCCGGACCCCTTTGAACAGAAGGGAAGATAGTCTCCCCTCAGCCAGCCCTCCAGGGCTCCTTCATTTTCCACAGCTGCCCAAGGGCAGCAGGCTCCCCCGGACAAGGGACCATGTGTGTTCAGTGGGGCCCACAGCGACCATCGGGACCCAGCTTAGGGCACAGAGGTGTTCTGAGGACCGTCAGTGGATCTATACCAGTGGATCTATACCAGTGGATCTATACCAGTGGATCTATACCAGTGGCTCTGCCAGGACCAGGCTCTGCCCCATCGGGATCGGAAACCTGGGCAGATTTGGGATCTAGGGCAGGGAGGTCACAGGGTTCAGGCCTGAATTCCAGCACAGCACACGGCAGGGCTGAGAGCAAAACTCAGGGTCATGTCCGGATTCCCAGGCCGGTTACTGCCTCTCTGACCCCAGACGTCTCATCTGTCGAATGGGGACATTTGGGAACAGCACCCACTCTACGAAGCCACCATGGAGACGAAAGAGCCAATCGTCTACACGGGCAGTGTAGAACGGGCGCCTGGTGAGTGCTCAGGGATGACCCTCCTCGGTAGCTGCCCCACAGAGGCCAACACCGCCCGCACCGTAGCCACTGTCCCCAAGTCCGCCTGGAGGGAAGAGAGCAGGTCACGCTCACCTGATTCTGATGAATCAGCTGGCCTGGGTCATGCCTCTCAGGGAGAAAACCTTTGAGTCCACAGAGCTGCTCACAGATACCACTGCCTGTGTGTAACTGCTGTAGAACACTGAGGCAGGCCAGAGCGCGGATAGGTGTTAAGCACCAGTGACATTCTGAGGTCATGGCACGCATCACAATGGGGCCTTGCCCGGGTCAGCAGCGCCCAGAGTCAGGGTCCTCCACTGCCTGAGGCGTCAACATGCCTGCCTGCAATGTGTTTGTGCACGTGCGTGCACACGTGTATGTGGCTAAACACGTCTCTGCACATGTGTGTTGCTTCTCTGGCCAGGCCCGGCTGCCCCACTCATGTGTGCACCCAGTTCCTCATCACTGTCACCCTCGAAGCCCAGGGCCAGCATCAGAGCATCCATGGCTGCTCCCTAACCTCAGCCCTCCCTGCCCAGGGTGGTCCTGGGATACACATAGGGGTGGAGGGAAgtgactgctgctgctgctggatcTCAGAATACAAAAGCTAATACTATTACCTAATGGTCTTTTTAGTGTCTCTAATGGTAtcgctttttcatttctgatattttaactGGGTATTTCTCTCCATGACCCTTGGATATTCTAGCTAGAGGATCCTGTGAGGAAAGTGCCGGGCACACAGTAGGGGCTCACTCTTCTAGACATGTTATCTAAAACCTGGTTCATCTGTCCTTCCACGCAGGGCCTAGGGGATGCCAAATTCCAGGGTCCAGAAAGGGCTTGGGATAAAATGAAACTTCAAGGGGACGGCTTTGACCTGGGCTGAGTCTGCCTGTGCCGAGTCTGCCTGTGCCATCCAACTGGAGTCTCAAGTCCTGAGGCAGGACGTCCAGATGCCCCAGTGCAGGGTCCTCCTGATCAACACCTGCTCCCCTGTACTCATTAGCAACCTCACCCACCCTATTCTCAAAGCACACTTGGCTCTCATATCCAGGAGCTCTGCATCTGTAGATTCAGCAACAGcagatggaaaatattcagaaaataaattggacggttatatttctattgaacatGTGCAGACTttgttcttgtcattattccctaaagaATACAGTATGACGACCATTTATGTAGCATCTGCATTGTATTACACATCCTGAATAATCTAGAGATGGTCTAATGTCTACGGGAGGATGTGCATAGCTGATATGTAAATACTAGGCCATGTTATGTCAGAGACTTGAGGATCCATGGATTTTGATATCCCCGGGATCCCTAGAACTAatccatggataccaagggatgactgtagaAACACTCAGGAAGGCTTCTCATTGGAGGAAGGGCCCAGTTCAGGACACACAGGGACATCTCCCTGGACtactgtccattcatccatccattcatccattgtctccccccaccccccatctcGGACTGTCCCAATGACAGCCCTAGCAAGAAGAGACAAGCAACAAGATAAGTTCACGTTGTCCAGTTTTGAGGTATTGGAAGAAGTTGCACCGGTATGAGAATAGTGGGTCAGTTTTCTACAGGATCCAGAAAGCATATCGGGCAGCCTCGGGGTGCAGaaaggagcctggcctctccagCAGCCACACAGGCCTGCAGTaggatggggctggggctggccaTGTGGATCACTTGGGCCCCATGAGGGGAAAGGAAATACCAGGGGGCAGAAGAGGAGCATGGGGGCAGCTGGTTGCCTAAGGGGAAGGCACCTCAGGGAAGGGGactgtattcatttgttttcacactgatgtaaagaaatacctgagattgggtaatttataaaggaaacaggcttaattgacttgcagttccggaaacttacaatcatggcagaaggggaagggggagcaggcaccttcttcacaagacgGCAGGAGGGAGTGAGTGGAGAACCAGTAAGTGCCACACTTTGAAACTATCAGCTCTCCTGAGAACTACCTCACTATCCGGGGAGCAGCacgggggaaactgtccccaaaTCCAATCTCCTCCCACCAGATTCCTCCCTTGACACAGGAGGATTACAATCCcagatgagttttgggtggggacacagagccaaacatgTGAGGGTCTCAGTCTATGTTGCAGCTCCCCTGGGGCTGAGGCCGAGTACAGACCTGTCGGCCTTGCCCTATAGCACGCGAGGGCTCTGCCAGTGTGCTCCCATCTCCTGCttcctggggatggtggtgacTTCCTCCAGAGAAGGGTGTATTTGttctcctcctgcccctgcaGGGCGTTGTGGAGCCCTGGCCAAGTTCTCCCAGGGTAAGGGCAGGAAACAGGGCTCCTTGCCCTTCTTGCTGCTTGAGTGACAACCCTGGGGTCATCCCTAGGCCCCGTCACTGCCCCTGCTTCTAAACTGAGAACATTTTGGCAAATCTTCCTGGTAGAGGCTGGGGGCTCATCCCTGCTATCTGTTCTAGCTTGGTAGAGCCAGGTTAAGACATCTGGGCAAGAAGAAAGTAGAGTGTACCCCAGGAAGCGTGGGTGGAGGGCACTGGCCTTTGGGCTTCTCTGGACCAGGGTGGGAAGGGGGAAGTTTACCAGGAAATAGAGCTCTCAGGACTATGTTTAGGAGGAGGTGGTAATGCTGGTGGGGGgacacccattcatccatccattcatccattgtctccccccaccccccatctcGGACTGTCCCAGTGACAGCCCTAGCAAGAAGAAACAAGAAGCAAGACAAGTTCATGTGGTCCAGTTTTGAGGTCTTGGAAGAAGTTGCACCAGTATGAGAATAGTGGGTCAGTTTTCTCCAGGATCCAGAAAGCATATCAGGCAGCCTCAGGGTGAGGAAGGGAGCCCAGCCTCTCCAGCAGCCACACAGGCCTGCAATaggatggggctggggctggttTGGGGTGGAGGATAAGTGACAGCCAAGGTTTGTCAGCATGCAGAGGGGTGGCTGACTCATGGACTAGGGGCTGCGGAGCCCAGTGGTTGCCCTTAGTTCTTGGATCCTAGGAGACTTCTGGAGCCTGGATCTGGACAGCCTAGGGGTGGAGGTGgtgaggggcagggctgggggcggGAGGAGAGGCCTCGCATGGCAGGGTGTGGGGCAGGAAGCCAGCCAGGGACTGCTTTGCAGTGGCTGCTCCCATCGCCCTTCCCACCCCCAAAcccacccctacccctaccctGGTGCAGGGTCGGTCCGGGGCAGGTGTCCTCTGCTTTGGCCTCAGCAGATCCCAAGATGGAAGCCGGCAGCCACGCGGGCATGTCACTTGCGCCAGCTTTGTCCTGCAGTTTCTGCTTCCTGGAGCGTGGGACGCCCACCCAGGAGAGCACGGGCACACCCCACACCTCTCATTTTGAGGGTGCTGGGAGGTGGGGGACCAAGGTCCTGCAGCCCTGTGCTTGTGCCGTGAAAATTAGCCTAGGAGTCCCATGTCCACCTGTCCACGTGGAGCCCCAGGAGCGTGAACAGTGGCATGCAGCGAgatgaggagggagagagaactggaaaagaaggagagagaaagagagatgaggagaagggaaagtgagagaggaagagagatttggagagagacagaggaggctgAGAGGATAAGGAGggtgagatggggagagagataCAAaacacaaagagacagagagagacgtgCAGGAGTAGGAGGTCGAGTTACTCTTGATCCCAGTTCCCAGTGAAAACTGTAGGTCGCCATCACCTAACTACACATGCAATAAAGTCTGCCTGCTGCTTAGAGCCCTGAGAACCCCTTCTCGTGGAGCATAAAACCTTTGACTACTGCCCTTCCTCACCGCATTTTTGTTGTCTCTTCTGGTGAACCATGATGTCTTGTCTAttgccttcctgggctcaaggatccaTCAAAAACTGATGCTTCTTTGGGGAGGGTCTGCAGTGCCTTCCACTCACTAGGCTCCCCAGGAAGCTTGCACACTTGGCTTGGGCCCCAAGCAGCTGGGTACATGATGGGGCTCTGCTTCTCTCTTTCAGTAAGAAGGAGAACTAAGAAAGAGACTGAAGCATGGTCTGTGGAGAAGGCACTTGTGCAAACACCAGGAGAATGAGGGGCCTGAGTTGTCTTCGTTTCTCCTAAAAGCATGCAttcccggctgggcgcggtgactcacgcctgtaatcccagcactttagaaggctgaggcgggaggatcacctgagatcgggagttcgagaccagcccgaccaacatggagaaaccccatctctattaaaaatacaaaattacccgggcatggtggcacatgcctgtaatcccagctactcgggaggcgaaggcaggagaattgcttgaacccggaaggcggaagctgcagagagccgagatttcgcctttgtactccagcctgggcaacaagagtgaaactccatctcaaaacaaacaaacaaacaaacaaacaaacaaacaaacaaacaaacaaacacattccCTCCCAGGCCACCCAAGTGAGGGCATGAAGcacagcgtgtgtgtgtgtgtgtttgtgtgtgtgcgcacgcgtgtgtgcatatgtgtgtttgtgtgttgcaGGGGTTACAGTGGACAGGATGTGGGAGGGCAGCTGCAGCTCCAAGCTGCAAGTCTTTCTGATAGAATGCTTAAAACTCCTTGGACCACAGCAAGAGAGTGTTTTCATTTGCACCCATTTTTATTAGCGTTTGAACCTGTACTTTTTGTAGCATGTAAACCTTAAGCTGCTTAACTATTCCTTGAAGCATTTACACCAgcggttcccaacctttttgctACCTGAGACCAGTTTTCTTGAAGACAATTCTTCCACGGACccgggagaaggggaagggatgaTGTGGAGATGATTCAAgcccattacatttattgtgtgcttcatttctattatttcactgtaatatataatgaaataattacacaactcaccataatgtggaatcagtgggagccctgagctagttttcctgcaactacatggttccatctgggggtgatgggagacagtcacagatcatcaggcattaggttctcataaggagcacacaatcTAGATCCCtggcatgcgcagttcacagtagggttcacgctcctatgagatAATGGCACCGCTCATCtgagaggaggcagagctcacGTGGTAATGCAAGGGATGGGAAGTGGCTGTTtctacagatgaagctttgctcactggctggctgctcacctcctgctgtgtagcctggttcctaacagttGGGGATCCCTCATTTACCCAGCAAGATAAATACATTATTATGTCCATTGAAATTCTTCACCTTGAACCACCCCAAATTACCTTGCATACCTACACCCACCCAAGGGTCCCGGAGCACACTTTGGGGGCTGCAGACAGTAAGCCTGGAGCTCCACGGAGCATTCCATCTCTCCACCATCTGTGGGCTAACAGGCTGTgttagtttcccagggctgctttacagtaccacagactgggcacCTTCAACAACAGAATGTTACTGTCTCACAGTACTGGAGGCCatgagtccaagatcaaggtgtcagcaaggtgGGTCCCTTCTGAGGCTGTGCAGGAAGGCTCTGTTCCAGGCCTGTCTTCTCATGCGCGGGTGGACGTCTTCTCCCTGTGACTCTCCATTAAGGGTGATTCTGGTGCGGGCTCAGAAGAGGAGACTTGGACAGAATGTTGGTAGGTAAATGTGTCAGTGGAAACCAGAGGGTAGACAGGACTCCATCCATGCCCAGGGCTTTCTGGGGACAGACCTGTCCAAGCAGCAGCGATTCCCAACCGAGTTCTGTTTCTGGAAAGCCAGGCAACAGCTGGGGCTGGGCCCTCTGGGATTTGTTTAGTGACCCGATGATGTGGGAGGCCTGCAGTGGGTGGTTGGGTGGGGGGTGGTACTGCCCAACCTCATTGCATCACTCActtcccaggccctgccctcaacCCCTCCTGACCAGGCCCTGTCCTGGTTCTCAGCCACCCTGTCCCAGTGGGTGCTTCAGCCCACTCACTGACCAAGTGAGGGACTGACTCCAGGTTACAGAGTGCTGTGTTTATGTGACCTGAGAATACGTGTGCGCAGAGTGTGCCCGCAGTGTCCTTGTACAGTTGAGCATATACATGTCCTGCCCGTGTGTAGGCAGCCTGTCCACACATGCCTAGGAGTGTGACTCCATGTCCTGGTAGATGGCGAAGGAGAGAGGGAGTTGTGCCCAGGGTCCCCTGATTACTTCTATGGGTGCATGTTTGTGCGTCTTGTTAGGGGTCCTTGGGGGTATGGAAGATTCTCCCCTGGGTGCCCTTGATCAcctgtgtgtgcgtgtctgtgtgtgtgtgtgtgcattaggGGGGTGTACTGTGTTACAGCATCCTCAACCAActctgtatgtgtgcatatgtttgtgtgtgtgtgtcttacaAGTATGAGCGAGTGGATGCTTCCACTACGTGTCTGCACACGTGTGCGTGCACTTGCATTGTCCTTGCACACCTGCGTGTGTCCCGTGAGAGCGAACGGAGCCCCGCATGTGCTGGCACCTGCAGGAACGTGTGAGTGAGTGTGCGTTCCGTGGGTCCCTGTCCTGCTGGCTCCCCGCTTGTCCCGAGGGAGTGCGCGCACGGGGTCCCAGGCCGGCGTGTCCGCCGGTGTGAGTGCGAGTGAGTGTGGCCCCACGCAGCTCTCTCCGCTCCGCGCTGCCTGGGCAGCCCGCACACTCACGCTGCGTGGTTGCTGCCGGGTGACGCGGGCTGGGCCGGCCCCCTGCCTGCCCGCCCCTGGCACTCACTCGCGCTGGCCTTCGCGGAGGCCCCGCCGCGCCATGCCGGGCCTGCTGAGCCGCCCCCGGCAGGGGTCGCTCCGGGCCAGGCCGTGCGGGGGCGGGGAGGCGCTGCCTGTATGACCCCCCGGCGGCGCGGGGAAAAGGCGACCATTTGCATCCAGGAGCATGTGGCCATCGACGTGTGCCCCGGCCCCATCCGCCCCATCCAGCAGATCTCTGGCTACTTCCCCCACTTCCCGCGGGACCTGCCCCATGACGCCCCCGCGCGCCCAGCCACTGCCAGCGCCGGCCGCCGCCGCCCCTCTGACGGCGCCCGCGACGACGACAAGGATGGCGACCATCTCTTCGGAAGCCTAACGATCCAGCACAGGTCCCAGCCCTGCGCAGCCGCCCGCCAAGCCGCCAGAGGACCAGCCGAACGCCAAAGGCTAGGAGTGGACGATTGCAGTAAGTTTCCAACTCGCCGACTTCGCCCCCCTCCACTGGCTCCGGCTTGGCGGTCCCCGGCTTCGGGGTGCCCTCCGTCCCTCCCCCTCGCGTCGTCGCGTTCTCCC is a window encoding:
- the LOC134729431 gene encoding uncharacterized protein LOC134729431; the protein is MSEWMLPLRVCTRVRALALSLHTCVCPVRANGAPHVLAPAGTSLSAPRCLGSPHTHAAWLLPGDAGWAGPLPARPWHSLALAFAEAPPRHAGPAEPPPAGVAPGQAVRGRGGAACMTPRRRGEKATICIQEHVAIDVCPGPIRPIQQISGYFPHFPRDLPHDAPARPATASAGRRRPSDGARDDDKDGDHLFGSLTIQHRSQPCAAARQAARGPAERQRLGVDDCTQRVEGINFSCSQPCCVFPKPSNSNMKLAAFLLLVILIIFSLEVQELQAAGDRLLGTCVELCTGDWDCNPRDHCVSNGCGHECVAG